From Aristaeella lactis, the proteins below share one genomic window:
- the rplO gene encoding 50S ribosomal protein L15, which produces MKLHEMHPAEGSTSAQKRLGRGAGSGLGKTSGKGHKGAKARSGGGKRPGFEGGQMPLYRRVPKRGFTNVFGTDYATVNVERLEVFEDGAVVDAAALLEKKIIRKELGGVKILGVGELTKKLTVKAAKFSATAKEKIEAVGGKAEVI; this is translated from the coding sequence ATGAAACTGCATGAAATGCATCCTGCCGAAGGGTCCACTTCCGCTCAGAAGCGGCTGGGCCGCGGTGCCGGTTCCGGCCTGGGCAAGACCTCCGGTAAAGGTCACAAGGGTGCCAAAGCCCGCAGCGGCGGCGGCAAACGGCCCGGATTTGAAGGCGGCCAGATGCCTCTGTACCGCCGTGTGCCTAAGCGCGGATTTACCAACGTGTTCGGCACCGATTACGCTACTGTGAACGTGGAACGCCTGGAAGTCTTCGAAGACGGTGCTGTGGTTGACGCTGCTGCGCTGCTGGAGAAGAAGATTATCCGCAAGGAGCTGGGCGGCGTGAAAATCCTCGGTGTCGGTGAGCTGACCAAGAAGCTGACCGTGAAGGCGGCGAAGTTCTCCGCTACCGCCAAGGAAAAAATCGAAGCCGTCGGCGGAAAGGCCGAGGTG
- the rpmD gene encoding 50S ribosomal protein L30: MKLKITLVKSPIASLPKHKATVAALGLRKVGQTVTQPDNPAIRGQIFAVKHMVKVEEVDE, from the coding sequence ATGAAACTGAAGATTACCCTGGTGAAGTCTCCTATCGCCAGCCTGCCCAAGCATAAGGCTACTGTTGCCGCACTGGGCCTGCGTAAGGTCGGCCAGACGGTTACCCAGCCTGACAACCCCGCTATCCGGGGCCAGATCTTCGCCGTGAAGCACATGGTGAAGGTTGAGGAAGTTGACGAATAA
- the rpsE gene encoding 30S ribosomal protein S5 has protein sequence MQRTEQVSEFKERLVVVNRVSKTVKGGRNMRFSALVVVGDENGRVGAGMGKAAEVPEAIRKANEDAKKHLVNVPLDGTTIPHEMTGYYSTAKSVLIPAPEGTGVIAGGAARAVLEMAGIKDIRTKSFGTNNPINMVKATIEALKQVRSAEQVAKMRGKTVEEILG, from the coding sequence ATGCAACGCACAGAACAGGTCAGCGAATTCAAAGAGCGCCTGGTAGTAGTCAATCGCGTCAGCAAGACTGTTAAGGGCGGCCGCAACATGCGGTTCAGCGCCCTGGTCGTCGTCGGCGATGAAAACGGCCGCGTCGGTGCCGGTATGGGCAAAGCTGCCGAAGTTCCGGAAGCTATCCGCAAGGCCAATGAAGACGCTAAAAAGCACCTGGTGAACGTGCCGCTGGACGGCACAACCATTCCCCACGAAATGACCGGATACTATTCCACAGCCAAGTCCGTTCTGATCCCCGCTCCGGAAGGAACCGGCGTGATCGCGGGCGGTGCTGCCCGTGCCGTGCTTGAAATGGCCGGCATCAAGGATATCCGGACCAAGAGTTTCGGAACCAACAACCCGATCAACATGGTTAAAGCTACCATCGAAGCCCTGAAGCAGGTGCGCAGCGCCGAGCAGGTTGCCAAGATGCGCGGCAAGACCGTGGAAGAGATCCTGGGATAA
- the rplR gene encoding 50S ribosomal protein L18 codes for MFKKRDRNEIRVIRHARVRKKISGTPEAPRLSVYRSNKHIQAQIIDDTKGVTLVSASTMDPALKGQLEEVDKKGAAKLVGKLIAERAVEAGIKTVVFDRGGYMYTGRVASVAEGAREAGLEF; via the coding sequence ATGTTTAAAAAACGTGACCGGAACGAGATTCGCGTGATTCGTCACGCACGGGTACGGAAAAAGATCAGCGGCACACCCGAAGCCCCTCGTCTTTCCGTATATCGCTCCAACAAGCACATTCAGGCTCAGATCATTGACGACACCAAGGGCGTAACCCTGGTGAGCGCCAGCACGATGGATCCGGCCCTGAAGGGTCAGCTGGAGGAAGTGGACAAGAAGGGTGCCGCCAAGCTGGTGGGCAAGCTCATTGCGGAGCGCGCCGTCGAAGCCGGCATCAAGACCGTGGTTTTTGACCGCGGAGGGTATATGTACACCGGACGCGTGGCCTCTGTGGCTGAAGGCGCCCGGGAAGCCGGACTTGAATTCTGA
- the rplF gene encoding 50S ribosomal protein L6: MSRIGKLPITVPAGVTVTVDENNFVTVKGPKGTLTQQVNPDIKLKQEGNVLTLERPTDSKPHKAMHGLYRALVNNMVVGVTDGFTKTLEMVGTGYRASAEGKTLTINIGFSHPVVLEAPEGITYETPNQTTIVVKGSNKQQVGNLAADIRAIRKPEPYLGKGIKYQNEHIRRKEGKTGK, from the coding sequence ATGTCTCGAATCGGAAAACTTCCGATCACAGTACCCGCGGGCGTGACGGTGACGGTGGACGAGAATAACTTCGTGACGGTTAAGGGCCCCAAGGGCACCCTGACCCAGCAGGTTAACCCGGACATCAAACTCAAGCAGGAAGGCAACGTCCTGACGCTTGAACGCCCCACCGATTCCAAGCCCCACAAGGCCATGCATGGCCTGTACCGGGCGCTGGTAAACAACATGGTCGTTGGCGTGACCGACGGCTTCACCAAGACCCTGGAAATGGTCGGTACCGGCTACCGCGCCAGCGCGGAAGGCAAGACCCTGACCATTAACATCGGTTTCAGCCATCCGGTGGTTCTCGAGGCGCCCGAAGGCATCACCTACGAGACCCCCAACCAGACCACCATCGTGGTTAAGGGAAGCAACAAACAGCAGGTCGGCAACCTCGCGGCAGATATCCGTGCTATCCGGAAACCCGAACCCTACCTGGGCAAGGGCATTAAGTACCAGAATGAGCACATCCGCCGTAAGGAAGGCAAGACCGGTAAGTAA
- the rpsH gene encoding 30S ribosomal protein S8: MVVNDPIADMLTRIRNGQVARHDAVTMPASNTKKAIAKILLNEGYIKAVDFIDDGLQGEIKITLKYMNGKQTPVIAGLKRISKPGLRVYARSEELPKVLGGLGIAIISTSKGLMTDKEARKAAIGGEVLAYIW, translated from the coding sequence ATGGTAGTTAATGATCCCATCGCCGATATGCTCACCCGCATCCGCAACGGACAGGTGGCCCGGCACGACGCCGTGACCATGCCCGCCAGCAATACGAAGAAGGCGATCGCGAAGATCCTTCTGAACGAAGGTTACATCAAGGCGGTTGACTTTATTGATGACGGACTCCAGGGCGAAATCAAAATCACCCTGAAATATATGAACGGCAAGCAGACCCCTGTTATCGCGGGTCTGAAGCGCATCTCCAAGCCCGGTCTGCGGGTTTATGCCCGCAGCGAAGAGCTGCCGAAGGTTCTCGGCGGCCTGGGCATCGCCATCATCAGCACCAGCAAGGGACTGATGACCGACAAGGAAGCACGGAAAGCTGCCATCGGCGGCGAAGTGCTGGCGTACATCTGGTAA
- a CDS encoding type Z 30S ribosomal protein S14 — MAKLSMKLKQQRPAKFSTRAYTRCRICGRPHSVLRKYGVCRICFRELAYKGQIPGVRKASW; from the coding sequence ATGGCAAAACTGAGCATGAAACTCAAGCAGCAGAGGCCGGCCAAATTCTCAACCCGCGCCTATACCCGTTGCCGCATCTGCGGAAGACCCCACAGTGTGCTGCGCAAGTACGGCGTATGCCGCATCTGCTTCCGGGAACTGGCTTATAAGGGACAGATTCCCGGTGTCCGCAAGGCCAGCTGGTAA
- the rplE gene encoding 50S ribosomal protein L5, producing the protein MATRIKEKYLAEAIPALEEKFGYKNAMQVPKLAKIVINMGLGDCKDNAKAMEMAVNELTAIAGQKPLVTKAKKSIANFKVREGMNVGAKVTLRGARMEEFMDKLVSVALPRVRDFRGVSAKAFDGRGNYSLGIREQLLFPEIEYDKVEKIRGMEIVFVTTAKTDEECKELLRLLGMPFEA; encoded by the coding sequence ATGGCAACCAGAATCAAGGAAAAATATCTGGCCGAGGCGATTCCTGCCCTGGAGGAAAAGTTCGGCTACAAAAACGCCATGCAGGTTCCGAAGCTCGCCAAGATCGTGATCAACATGGGTCTGGGCGACTGCAAGGATAATGCGAAGGCCATGGAAATGGCTGTGAATGAACTGACTGCTATCGCCGGTCAGAAGCCCCTGGTCACCAAGGCCAAGAAGTCCATCGCTAACTTCAAAGTCCGTGAGGGCATGAACGTTGGCGCCAAGGTCACCCTGCGCGGTGCCCGGATGGAAGAGTTCATGGACAAGCTGGTCAGCGTGGCCCTGCCCCGCGTCCGCGACTTCCGCGGCGTGAGCGCCAAGGCTTTCGACGGCCGCGGCAACTACAGCCTGGGCATTCGTGAACAGCTGCTGTTCCCCGAAATCGAATACGATAAGGTGGAGAAGATCCGCGGTATGGAAATCGTGTTCGTAACGACCGCGAAGACGGACGAAGAGTGCAAGGAGCTGCTGAGGCTTCTGGGCATGCCCTTCGAGGCGTAA
- the rplX gene encoding 50S ribosomal protein L24, which translates to MHVKSKDTVIVISGKDKGKKGKISAAFPKLNRVTVEGVNVVTKHQKARNAAQAGGIIHKEMPIDASNVMLVCPKCGKATRVNNKAEKVTDENGKSHRKLIRVCKKCGAEID; encoded by the coding sequence ATGCATGTAAAGAGTAAAGATACCGTGATCGTTATCAGCGGTAAAGATAAGGGCAAGAAGGGCAAGATTTCCGCCGCTTTCCCGAAGCTGAACCGTGTGACGGTTGAGGGCGTGAACGTTGTAACCAAGCACCAGAAAGCCCGCAACGCTGCGCAGGCCGGCGGCATCATCCACAAGGAAATGCCCATCGACGCCAGCAACGTTATGCTGGTTTGCCCCAAGTGCGGCAAGGCCACCCGTGTCAACAACAAGGCCGAGAAGGTCACTGATGAAAACGGCAAGAGCCACCGCAAACTGATCCGCGTCTGCAAGAAGTGCGGCGCCGAAATCGACTGA
- the rplN gene encoding 50S ribosomal protein L14, translating into MIQPQTRLKVADNSGAKEIMCIRVLGGSFRRDGSIGDVIVASVKTATPGGTVKKGEVVKAVIVRMRKNKRRPDGSYIKFDDNAAVIINDQNMPRGTRIFGPVARELREKDFMKIVSLAPEVL; encoded by the coding sequence ATGATTCAGCCGCAAACCCGGCTTAAGGTAGCCGACAATTCCGGCGCCAAGGAAATCATGTGCATCCGTGTTCTGGGCGGTTCTTTCCGGCGTGACGGCAGCATCGGTGATGTCATCGTGGCCAGCGTCAAGACAGCAACCCCCGGCGGCACCGTGAAGAAGGGCGAGGTCGTCAAGGCCGTTATCGTCCGTATGCGCAAGAATAAGCGCCGTCCCGACGGCAGCTACATCAAGTTTGACGACAACGCCGCCGTCATCATCAACGACCAGAATATGCCCCGCGGCACCCGTATCTTCGGGCCCGTGGCTCGCGAGCTGCGTGAGAAGGATTTCATGAAGATCGTCTCTCTGGCTCCCGAAGTACTGTAA
- the rpsQ gene encoding 30S ribosomal protein S17, which yields MEERGLRKTRIGVVVSDKMDKTCVIQIKTRVRHPLYGKIMNKTSKLKVHDENNECGIGDTIKVMETRPLSKDKRWRLVEIIEKAK from the coding sequence ATGGAAGAAAGAGGACTTCGTAAAACAAGGATCGGCGTTGTGGTCAGCGACAAAATGGACAAGACCTGTGTCATCCAGATCAAGACCCGCGTCCGTCATCCCCTGTACGGAAAAATCATGAACAAGACCAGCAAACTGAAGGTTCATGATGAAAATAATGAATGCGGTATCGGAGATACCATTAAGGTGATGGAGACCCGCCCGCTGAGCAAGGACAAGCGTTGGCGTCTCGTTGAGATCATCGAGAAAGCTAAGTAA
- the rpmC gene encoding 50S ribosomal protein L29, translating into MKANELNAMSKEQLEEKVKELKSELFGLRFQLATGQLQNTMQISQLKRDIARCKTILRQKDEA; encoded by the coding sequence ATGAAGGCAAATGAACTGAATGCCATGAGCAAGGAACAGCTCGAAGAAAAGGTTAAGGAACTGAAGAGCGAACTGTTTGGCCTTCGCTTCCAGCTCGCGACGGGCCAGCTGCAGAACACCATGCAGATCAGCCAACTGAAGCGCGACATCGCACGGTGCAAGACGATCCTTCGGCAGAAGGATGAAGCCTGA
- the rplP gene encoding 50S ribosomal protein L16, whose protein sequence is MLMPKRVKHRKQFRGRMKGKAQRGNTLAYGEFGLQATEPHWVTSQQIEAARIALTRYTKRGGQVWIKIFPDKPVTAKPAETRMGSGKGAPEYWVAVVKPGRVLFEIAGVSEEIAREALRLASHKLPLKTKLITKASEAAKAAAENVTAKEAGGEEA, encoded by the coding sequence ATGTTAATGCCCAAAAGAGTTAAGCACCGCAAGCAGTTCCGCGGCCGCATGAAGGGTAAAGCCCAGAGAGGCAACACCCTGGCTTACGGCGAATTCGGACTGCAGGCCACCGAACCGCACTGGGTTACCAGCCAGCAGATTGAGGCGGCCCGTATCGCCCTGACCCGTTACACCAAGCGTGGCGGTCAGGTGTGGATCAAGATTTTCCCCGACAAACCGGTAACGGCCAAGCCCGCCGAGACCCGCATGGGTTCCGGTAAAGGCGCTCCTGAGTACTGGGTAGCCGTGGTTAAGCCCGGCAGAGTGCTGTTTGAAATCGCCGGCGTCTCCGAAGAGATCGCCCGTGAAGCTCTCCGTCTGGCCAGCCACAAGCTGCCTCTGAAGACCAAGCTGATCACCAAGGCATCCGAAGCCGCAAAGGCCGCCGCCGAAAATGTGACAGCCAAAGAAGCGGGTGGTGAAGAAGCATGA
- the rplV gene encoding 50S ribosomal protein L22 translates to MATRSKEKAAARKANADKRPQAHAKYIRISPRKVKIVIDLIRGKSVDEAAAILQFTPKAASPVVLKVLNSAIANAVNNQELNRDNLYVAEVYANPGPTLKRYVARSRGSASPMLKRTSHISVVLDQK, encoded by the coding sequence ATGGCTACCCGTTCGAAAGAAAAGGCAGCGGCCCGCAAGGCTAACGCTGACAAGCGTCCTCAGGCCCATGCCAAGTACATTCGCATCTCTCCTCGTAAGGTGAAGATCGTGATCGATCTGATCCGCGGAAAGAGCGTGGATGAAGCCGCTGCGATCCTGCAGTTCACCCCCAAGGCCGCGAGCCCCGTGGTCCTGAAGGTCCTGAACAGCGCCATCGCCAATGCGGTTAACAATCAGGAACTGAACCGTGACAACCTCTATGTCGCCGAAGTGTATGCCAATCCCGGTCCTACGCTGAAGCGCTACGTTGCCCGCAGCCGCGGCAGCGCGTCACCGATGCTCAAGCGCACCAGCCACATCAGCGTGGTGCTGGACCAGAAGTAA
- the rpsS gene encoding 30S ribosomal protein S19 — protein MSRSVKKGPYVEPALMKRINEMNTSGKKAVVKTWSRSSTIFPDFVGHTVAVHDGRKHVPVYVTEDMVGHKLGEFAPTRTFRGHAGDKNSSRK, from the coding sequence ATGAGTCGTTCCGTAAAGAAGGGCCCTTACGTAGAGCCCGCGCTGATGAAGCGTATCAACGAGATGAATACGAGCGGCAAGAAAGCGGTCGTGAAGACCTGGAGCCGCTCCAGCACGATCTTCCCGGACTTTGTTGGCCACACCGTCGCCGTGCATGACGGCCGGAAGCATGTTCCGGTGTATGTCACCGAAGACATGGTCGGTCACAAGCTGGGTGAGTTCGCCCCCACCCGCACCTTCCGCGGCCACGCCGGGGACAAGAACAGCTCGCGGAAGTAA
- the rplB gene encoding 50S ribosomal protein L2, with the protein MAIRVYKPTSPARRHMSVLTFEEVTKKAPEKSLTEVLKKNSGRNKQGKITVRHQGGGNKRKYRIIDFKRDKVDIPAKVSAIEYDPNRSAFIALLNYADGEKRYILAPLGLKVGDTVVSSDNADIKPGNALPISNIPVGTLIHNLEIKPGRGGQMVRSAGMSAQLMAKENGFAQVRLPSGEMRKLPLNAKATIGTVGNTDHENVRLGKAGRVRHMGIRPTVRGVVMNPCDHPHGGGEGKSPVGMPAPVTPWGKPALGLKTRKHKKYSNKMIVKRASSK; encoded by the coding sequence ATGGCTATCCGAGTTTACAAGCCGACTTCGCCCGCCCGGCGGCATATGTCGGTTCTGACCTTTGAAGAGGTCACCAAGAAAGCGCCCGAGAAGAGCCTGACCGAGGTTCTGAAGAAGAACAGCGGCCGGAACAAGCAGGGCAAGATCACCGTCCGTCATCAGGGCGGCGGCAACAAGCGGAAATACCGCATCATCGACTTCAAGCGTGACAAGGTGGACATCCCCGCCAAAGTCAGCGCCATCGAGTATGACCCGAACCGCAGCGCCTTCATCGCCCTGCTGAACTACGCGGACGGCGAGAAGCGCTACATCCTGGCTCCTCTGGGCCTGAAGGTCGGGGACACCGTGGTCAGCAGCGACAACGCCGACATCAAGCCCGGCAACGCGCTGCCCATCAGCAACATCCCCGTCGGTACCCTGATCCACAACCTGGAGATCAAGCCCGGCCGCGGCGGCCAGATGGTTCGCAGCGCCGGCATGAGCGCCCAGCTGATGGCTAAGGAAAACGGATTCGCGCAGGTGCGTCTGCCCAGCGGCGAAATGCGGAAACTCCCGCTGAACGCCAAGGCGACCATCGGCACCGTCGGTAACACCGATCATGAGAACGTACGCCTGGGCAAGGCCGGCCGTGTCCGCCACATGGGCATCCGTCCCACCGTCCGCGGCGTCGTCATGAATCCCTGCGATCACCCGCACGGCGGCGGCGAGGGCAAGAGCCCCGTCGGTATGCCGGCTCCTGTGACTCCGTGGGGCAAGCCCGCGCTGGGTCTGAAGACCAGGAAGCACAAGAAGTACTCCAACAAGATGATCGTCAAGCGCGCAAGCTCGAAGTAA
- the rplW gene encoding 50S ribosomal protein L23, translating to MKNPHDIIKRPILTEKAYEGIDEKRYVFEVDIKANKAEIKSAIEAVFADDGVKVAKVNTLRTIGKMKRQGRTQGMTPETKKAYVILKKDSKPIKFFEGMAQ from the coding sequence ATGAAGAACCCCCATGACATCATCAAGCGGCCGATCCTGACGGAAAAGGCATACGAAGGAATCGACGAGAAGCGCTACGTCTTCGAAGTCGATATCAAGGCCAACAAGGCCGAGATCAAGAGCGCCATTGAAGCTGTTTTCGCGGATGACGGCGTGAAGGTTGCCAAGGTCAACACCCTGCGCACCATCGGTAAGATGAAGCGCCAGGGCCGCACCCAGGGCATGACCCCCGAAACCAAGAAGGCCTATGTGATTCTGAAGAAGGACTCCAAGCCCATCAAGTTCTTCGAAGGCATGGCACAGTAA
- the rplD gene encoding 50S ribosomal protein L4: MAKTALYNMEGKTIGEVELSDEIFAAPINEAAMHLMVRSYLAAQRQGTQSALTRGEVRGGGRKIYRQKGTGNARHHGNRAPQFKHGGVVFAPKPRDYDLAVNKKVRRLAFKSAMTSKLNAGEIIVVDKLELKDAKTKLMAETLKKLQAEKKALVILPEREESIIRATANLPQAKVSYVNTLNVYDILNADKLVMTVAAKESVEEVYA, from the coding sequence ATGGCAAAAACCGCACTTTATAATATGGAAGGAAAGACCATCGGCGAAGTTGAGCTGAGCGACGAGATCTTCGCGGCTCCGATCAACGAAGCAGCGATGCACCTGATGGTCCGCTCCTACCTGGCCGCACAGCGCCAGGGAACACAGAGCGCCCTGACCCGCGGCGAAGTCCGCGGAGGCGGCCGTAAGATCTACCGCCAGAAGGGCACCGGTAATGCCCGGCACCATGGCAACCGCGCTCCCCAGTTCAAACACGGCGGCGTGGTGTTCGCCCCCAAGCCCCGTGATTACGATCTGGCCGTGAACAAGAAGGTTCGCCGCCTGGCTTTCAAGAGCGCTATGACCTCCAAGCTGAACGCCGGTGAGATCATCGTTGTTGACAAGCTGGAGCTGAAGGATGCCAAGACCAAGCTGATGGCCGAAACGCTGAAGAAGCTGCAGGCTGAAAAGAAGGCTCTGGTAATCCTGCCTGAGCGTGAAGAGAGCATCATCCGTGCGACCGCGAACCTGCCCCAGGCGAAGGTCAGCTACGTGAACACCCTGAACGTATACGACATCCTGAACGCCGACAAACTGGTGATGACCGTTGCGGCCAAGGAAAGCGTCGAGGAGGTGTACGCATGA
- the rplC gene encoding 50S ribosomal protein L3 produces the protein MKKAIVGKKIGMTQVFTEDGRLVPVTVIEAGPCTVVQTKNIESDGYDAVQVGFGDLTENRAKKLLTKPELGHFKKAGVDAKRTLREFRFEDCSGYKVGDVLKCDQFAQGDKIDITGTSKGHGYTGPIQRWNQHTGPMAHGSKYHRGVGSMSANSDPSRVFKNKHMAGHYGVDKVTVQNLEVVQVDAERNLLLVKGAVPGPNEGLLIIRDTCKA, from the coding sequence ATGAAGAAAGCGATCGTGGGCAAAAAGATCGGCATGACGCAGGTCTTCACTGAAGACGGCCGTCTCGTACCGGTCACCGTGATTGAAGCGGGCCCCTGCACAGTGGTGCAGACCAAGAACATCGAAAGCGACGGCTACGATGCCGTACAGGTCGGTTTCGGCGATCTGACCGAGAACCGTGCCAAGAAGCTGCTCACCAAACCTGAACTCGGTCACTTCAAGAAGGCCGGCGTGGATGCCAAGCGCACCCTGCGTGAGTTCCGGTTCGAAGACTGCAGCGGTTACAAAGTCGGCGACGTTCTGAAGTGCGACCAGTTCGCCCAGGGCGACAAGATCGACATCACCGGAACCAGCAAGGGTCATGGTTACACCGGTCCCATCCAGCGGTGGAACCAGCACACCGGCCCCATGGCTCACGGCTCCAAGTATCACCGCGGCGTGGGTTCCATGAGCGCGAACTCCGACCCCAGCCGGGTATTCAAGAACAAGCACATGGCCGGCCACTACGGTGTGGATAAGGTCACGGTGCAGAACCTGGAAGTCGTCCAGGTGGACGCGGAACGCAACCTGCTGCTGGTCAAGGGCGCTGTGCCCGGCCCCAACGAAGGTCTGCTGATCATCCGTGACACCTGCAAGGCCTGA
- the rpsJ gene encoding 30S ribosomal protein S10: MANQKIRIKLKSYEHKLIDQSAERIVETAKRTGARVSGPIPLPTEREIVTILRAVHKYKDSREQFERRTHKRLIDINNPNPKTVDAMMKLDLPAGVEIEMKL, encoded by the coding sequence ATGGCCAACCAGAAAATCCGTATCAAGCTGAAGAGCTACGAGCACAAACTGATCGACCAGAGCGCGGAGCGGATCGTTGAAACCGCAAAGCGTACCGGCGCTCGTGTCTCCGGCCCCATCCCGCTCCCCACGGAAAGGGAGATCGTCACTATCCTTCGCGCCGTCCATAAGTACAAGGACAGCCGCGAACAGTTCGAACGCCGTACACACAAGCGGCTGATCGACATCAACAATCCGAATCCCAAGACGGTGGACGCCATGATGAAGCTCGATCTTCCTGCTGGTGTCGAAATCGAAATGAAACTGTGA